In Humulus lupulus chromosome 6, drHumLupu1.1, whole genome shotgun sequence, a single genomic region encodes these proteins:
- the LOC133782946 gene encoding eukaryotic translation initiation factor 5A-3: MSDEEHHFESKADAGASKTYPQQAGTIRKNGYIVIKNRPCKVVEVSTSKTGKHGHAKCHFVGIDIFNGKKLEDIVPSSHNCDVPHVNRTDYQLIDISEDGFVSLLTDNGNTKDDLRLPTDENLLSQIKDGFAEGKDLVVSVMSAMGEEQINALKDIGPKN, translated from the exons ATGTCGGACGAGGAACACCACTTCGAATCCAAGGCCGACGCCGGAGCGTCCAAGACCTACCCTCAACAAGCTGGTACCATTCGTAAGAATGGCTACATCGTCATCAAGAACAGGCCTTGCAAG GTTGTTGAAGTTTCGACCTCGAAAACTGGCAAGCATGGACATGCAAAGTGCCACTTTGTGGGAATTGACATCTTCAATGGGAAAAAACTTGAAGATATTGTTCCTTCATCGCACAACTGTGAT GTTCCTCATGTTAATCGTACCGACTATCAGCTAATCGATATCTCTGAAGATGGTTTT GTGAGTCTTCTGACCGACAATGGAAACACCAAGGATGATCTGCGGCTTCCCACCGATGAAAATCTGCTTAGCCAG ATTAAAGATGGTTTTGCTGAAGGAAAGGACCTTGTGGTGTCAGTCATGTCTGCAATGGGAGAGGAGCAGATCAATGCCCTTAAGGACATTGGTCCTAAGAACTaa
- the LOC133782947 gene encoding uncharacterized protein LOC133782947 isoform X3 translates to MTARGSTVYLFVSYNNVWKTDGRKWYFKDIEGEVISIENDVTYLQLLDILHETFQVDREVYELKLEASYVCGDQPFASVQLMNDRQVRVFLGISLKERIVLCVTSVEKNVISDPSPSVNKKDTTNVDPSLAGSSYKHLSEVRTFVLVTDSMATVQLDIPHGGPTGGLEAYE, encoded by the exons ATGACTGCTCGAG GTTCTACTGTTTACTTATTTGTTTCTTACAACAATGTTTGGAAAACcgatggtaggaaatggtattttaaggataTTGAAGGTGAAGTGATTTCAAtagagaatgatgtcacttacttgcaactacttgacatactgcacgagacatttcaggtggatagagaggtgtatgaattgaaactcgaggCGTCGTACGTATGCGGCGACCAACCATTTGCATCGGTTCAATTGATGAATGATCgtcaagttcgtgtattcttaggaataagcttgaaaGAACGGATAGTCTTATGTGTGACTTCAGTTGagaagaatgtcatatcagatccttctcctagtgtgaacaaaaaagacacgacCAATGTCGATCCATCTCTTGCAGGtagcagttacaagcatcttagTGAGGTGCGCACTTTTGTTCTAGTTACTGATTCGATGGCTACTGTTCAGCTTGATATACCACATGGAGGTCCCACAGGTGGGCTTGAGGCATATGAATAA
- the LOC133782947 gene encoding uncharacterized protein LOC133782947 isoform X4 translates to MLDVYSMQARWCAFSFCFLVCSMGSTVYLFVSYNNVWKTDGRKWYFKDIEGEVISIENDVTYLQLLDILHETFQVDREVYELKLEASYVCGDQPFASVQLMNDRQVRVFLGISLKERIVLCVTSVEKNVISDPSPSVNKKDTTNVDPSLAA, encoded by the exons atgctcgatgtttactcgatgcaggctcgatggtgTGCATTTTCATTTTGTTTTTTGGTGTGCTCGATGG GTTCTACTGTTTACTTATTTGTTTCTTACAACAATGTTTGGAAAACcgatggtaggaaatggtattttaaggataTTGAAGGTGAAGTGATTTCAAtagagaatgatgtcacttacttgcaactacttgacatactgcacgagacatttcaggtggatagagaggtgtatgaattgaaactcgaggCGTCGTACGTATGCGGCGACCAACCATTTGCATCGGTTCAATTGATGAATGATCgtcaagttcgtgtattcttaggaataagcttgaaaGAACGGATAGTCTTATGTGTGACTTCAGTTGagaagaatgtcatatcagatccttctcctagtgtgaacaaaaaagacacgacCAATGTCGATCCATCTCTTGCAG CTTGA
- the LOC133782947 gene encoding uncharacterized protein LOC133782947 isoform X2, which translates to MLDVYSMQARWCAFSFCFLVCSMGSTVYLFVSYNNVWKTDGRKWYFKDIEGEVISIENDVTYLQLLDILHETFQVDREVYELKLEASYVCGDQPFASVQLMNDRQVRVFLGISLKERIVLCVTSVEKNVISDPSPSVNKKDTTNVDPSLAGSSYKHLSEVRTFVLVTDSMATVQLDIPHGGPTGGLEAYE; encoded by the exons atgctcgatgtttactcgatgcaggctcgatggtgTGCATTTTCATTTTGTTTTTTGGTGTGCTCGATGG GTTCTACTGTTTACTTATTTGTTTCTTACAACAATGTTTGGAAAACcgatggtaggaaatggtattttaaggataTTGAAGGTGAAGTGATTTCAAtagagaatgatgtcacttacttgcaactacttgacatactgcacgagacatttcaggtggatagagaggtgtatgaattgaaactcgaggCGTCGTACGTATGCGGCGACCAACCATTTGCATCGGTTCAATTGATGAATGATCgtcaagttcgtgtattcttaggaataagcttgaaaGAACGGATAGTCTTATGTGTGACTTCAGTTGagaagaatgtcatatcagatccttctcctagtgtgaacaaaaaagacacgacCAATGTCGATCCATCTCTTGCAGGtagcagttacaagcatcttagTGAGGTGCGCACTTTTGTTCTAGTTACTGATTCGATGGCTACTGTTCAGCTTGATATACCACATGGAGGTCCCACAGGTGGGCTTGAGGCATATGAATAA
- the LOC133782947 gene encoding uncharacterized protein LOC133782947 isoform X1, with the protein MVYKNVHTCSLEVRQKSHRQAALWVVGHLIKNKYTVDGTSYMANNIKEDMKKIFGIDTSYENAWRCREKALTYVRGTYEDSYCKLSSYLHMLQQKNPGTITDFVTEDGRFLYCFVSLGFCRRGFRFFRPVICVDDTFLKNKHGGHMLCVVALDANNHLYTIAFRLVGNENHNSWKYFITKLKEAIGDIDDLAFMLDRPASIIHALEVVFPDAYHDACYHHINMNVKARFKTDHSHNEMWAATYVWKKTECLKHFENIKRMDPPITVYLEGIGFDK; encoded by the coding sequence ATGGTGTACAAGAACgtacacacatgctcactagaagtgcgacAAAAAAGTCATCGTCAAGCTGCACTGTGGGTCGTTGGGcacctcataaagaacaaatacACAGTTGATGGGACCAgctacatggcaaacaacataaaggaggatatgaagaaaattTTCGGTATTGATACGAGTTATGAAAAtgcatggagatgtagagagaaggcacttacatatgttagggggacatatgAAGATTCGTATTGTAAGTTGTcatcctacttgcacatgttgcagcaaaagaatccaggtacaattactgattttgtcactgaagatggtcgtttcctatATTGCTTCGTTTCCCTTGGATTTTGTAGGAGGGGATTCAGATTTTTTcgtcctgtgatatgtgtggatgacacgttcttgaaaaacaagcatggtggccatatgttatgtgttgttgCTTTGGATGCGAATAATCATTTATATACAATTGCATTCAGGTTGGTGGGTAATGAGAACCACAACTCGTGGAAATATTTCATAacgaagttgaaggaagccattggagacATTGATGACCTAGCTTTCATGTTAGATAGGCccgctagcattattcatgctctagaggTTGTATTTCCCGATGCTTACCACgacgcatgctaccatcacatcaaTATGAATGTGAAAGCTAGGTTCAAGACTGATCACTCTCACAATGAGATGTGGGCAGCAACCTATGTATGGAAGAAGACCGAATGTCtaaagcattttgaaaatattaagcgaaTGGATCCTCCCATAACTGTCTATCtggagggaattggtttcgaTAAGTAG